In one window of Chryseobacterium sp. JV274 DNA:
- a CDS encoding thioredoxin family protein, which produces MKTLFSAILMVVFAVGIHAQNRLENAKTQASQNKELILLNFSGSDWCIPCIKLHKNIIETDEFKKLEMENVVVYINADFPRNKKNQLSSELKKENASLADQYNQKGLFPYTLLLNSEGKILKSWEGLPSENALAFSKEIRSIKENQK; this is translated from the coding sequence ATGAAAACACTATTTTCAGCCATTTTAATGGTTGTATTCGCTGTTGGCATTCATGCGCAAAACCGTTTGGAAAATGCCAAAACACAAGCCTCACAAAATAAAGAGCTTATCCTTTTAAATTTTTCAGGTTCAGACTGGTGTATTCCCTGTATAAAACTCCATAAGAATATTATCGAAACCGATGAATTTAAAAAGCTGGAGATGGAAAATGTGGTCGTTTACATCAATGCAGATTTTCCAAGAAACAAAAAAAATCAGCTTTCCTCAGAACTGAAAAAAGAAAATGCTTCACTTGCTGATCAGTATAATCAAAAAGGATTATTTCCTTACACATTATTACTAAATTCTGAAGGCAAAATCCTGAAAAGCTGGGAAGGTCTTCCTTCGGAAAATGCATTGGCTTTCAGCAAAGAAATAAGAAGTATCAAAGAAAATCAAAAATAA
- a CDS encoding DUF4266 domain-containing protein, whose product MKNFIKILACLLITVASVQSCTTVKEYEKNKLNDAEMALGNRKIEKTELSFQSYREGSSGANAGKVGGGCGCN is encoded by the coding sequence ATGAAAAACTTTATAAAAATATTAGCTTGCCTACTGATCACAGTTGCTTCAGTACAGTCTTGTACCACCGTAAAAGAATACGAAAAAAATAAATTAAATGACGCTGAAATGGCTCTCGGAAACCGAAAAATTGAAAAAACCGAACTAAGCTTTCAATCGTACAGAGAAGGATCTTCGGGCGCCAATGCCGGAAAAGTTGGCGGTGGTTGCGGCTGTAACTAA
- a CDS encoding FAD:protein FMN transferase, which produces MLREFKRPQKLMGNAFEITVVSDDENSANQHIDAAIEEILRIEKLLTTFSEESQTNLINRNAGIEPIKVDWEIFDLIERSLKISRITDGYFDISYGGIDKSFWNFDKEMKELPNPEVIKDHLKLVNYQNIILDREKQTVFLKEKGMRIGFGGIGKGYAAEMAKQMLQNRGVTAGIVNASGDLTTWGNQADGKPWTVGIADPDNAKQPFSYMNITDMAIATSGNYEKFVVINGKKYSHTINPKTGTPVSGVKSVTIFCPNAEIADAMATPVSIMGIDAALNMINQINHLECIIIDDQDKIYSSQNINLK; this is translated from the coding sequence ATGTTAAGAGAATTCAAAAGACCTCAGAAATTAATGGGGAACGCTTTTGAAATTACCGTTGTAAGCGATGATGAAAATTCGGCAAATCAGCATATCGATGCAGCTATCGAAGAAATCCTGAGAATTGAAAAACTTCTGACGACATTCAGTGAGGAAAGCCAGACGAATCTCATCAACAGAAATGCAGGAATCGAACCCATAAAAGTGGATTGGGAGATTTTTGATCTGATTGAAAGAAGTCTTAAAATCAGCAGAATAACGGACGGTTATTTTGATATTTCCTATGGCGGAATCGATAAAAGTTTCTGGAATTTTGACAAAGAAATGAAAGAGCTTCCCAATCCTGAAGTGATTAAAGATCATCTTAAATTGGTTAATTATCAGAATATTATTCTTGATCGCGAAAAGCAAACGGTTTTCCTCAAAGAAAAAGGAATGCGGATCGGTTTTGGGGGAATCGGGAAGGGGTATGCTGCAGAAATGGCAAAACAAATGCTTCAAAACAGAGGTGTCACTGCCGGAATTGTAAATGCTTCAGGAGATTTAACGACCTGGGGAAATCAGGCAGACGGAAAACCCTGGACTGTAGGAATTGCCGATCCAGATAACGCTAAACAGCCGTTTTCGTATATGAATATCACAGATATGGCGATTGCAACTTCGGGAAATTATGAAAAATTCGTCGTGATCAACGGTAAAAAATATTCTCATACCATTAATCCGAAAACAGGAACGCCTGTTTCGGGCGTAAAAAGTGTTACGATCTTTTGTCCCAACGCAGAAATTGCCGATGCAATGGCTACTCCCGTAAGCATTATGGGAATCGATGCCGCACTCAATATGATCAACCAGATCAATCATCTGGAATGTATCATTATTGATGATCAGGACAAAATTTATTCATCTCAAAACATTAATTTAAAATGA
- a CDS encoding BON domain-containing protein, which produces MKTNTELQKNVQDAIKREPLLHAAEIGVTAKDGVVALTGVVDHYAKKIEAENAAKKVVGVKVLVENIIVKSQDSLSITDDEIAAEILKTFKSNALIPENKIKVIVENGQVTLEGELQWDYQREITQNAIRYLSGVKGVINHIKIISDIMDDIKQKDIEHAMNMTWALYNNDIHIQVSGTTVILTGTVNSWHQKEEAGRIAWKTPGVRSVDNRLFVDYEYSKSSLSS; this is translated from the coding sequence ATGAAGACAAATACAGAATTACAAAAAAATGTTCAGGATGCCATTAAAAGAGAGCCATTATTGCATGCAGCAGAAATAGGGGTAACTGCAAAAGACGGTGTCGTTGCCCTTACTGGAGTAGTTGATCATTATGCAAAAAAAATAGAAGCCGAGAATGCTGCAAAAAAAGTTGTTGGAGTAAAAGTTTTAGTAGAAAACATTATCGTTAAATCTCAAGATTCCTTATCTATAACTGATGATGAAATTGCTGCAGAGATTTTAAAAACTTTTAAATCCAATGCATTGATTCCAGAGAACAAAATCAAAGTGATTGTGGAAAATGGTCAGGTGACTTTGGAAGGTGAATTACAATGGGATTATCAACGGGAAATTACTCAAAATGCAATCCGGTATCTTTCAGGTGTAAAAGGGGTAATCAATCATATAAAAATCATATCAGACATAATGGATGATATTAAACAAAAAGATATTGAGCACGCAATGAACATGACCTGGGCACTTTATAATAATGATATACACATTCAAGTATCCGGCACTACAGTGATTTTAACAGGAACAGTAAATTCATGGCATCAAAAAGAAGAAGCCGGCCGTATTGCATGGAAAACTCCAGGGGTAAGATCTGTAGATAACAGGTTATTTGTGGATTATGAATATTCAAAAAGTAGTTTATCATCGTAG
- a CDS encoding DUF3570 domain-containing protein, with protein sequence MKKLIVSVIALFGIFNAKAQENTNNEQLKKLTFDEANLVSSYYKQNGNNSAVTGGIGTEKLTDISNTIDVTMIKYDKKDRKNKFDFSVGIDHYTSASSDMIDLKANSSASHADNRIYPALSWSRENNEKGTTLMAGVSTSFEFDYTSYGANIGFSQKTKNRMGEFTAKFQAYLDQVKLIAPIELRTNGSTGGEHESYGTSGRNTYALSLSYSQIINQNFQVEFLADGVQQTGYLSLPFHRVYFNDNSVHQEALPDKRFKIPLGVRANYFLGDKVILRAYYRYYTDDWGLKSNTFSLETPVKISPFVSVSPFYRYYSQTAAKYFAPYQEHTAFDDFYTSNYDLSKFSSNFYGAGIRISPKNGLFGVERLNMLEIRYGHYTKSVGMKSDIISLNLRFK encoded by the coding sequence ATGAAAAAATTGATCGTAAGTGTTATTGCTCTTTTCGGAATTTTCAACGCAAAAGCACAGGAGAACACAAACAATGAACAGCTTAAAAAACTAACTTTTGATGAAGCTAATTTAGTTTCAAGCTATTACAAACAAAACGGGAACAACTCTGCAGTTACGGGAGGAATCGGTACGGAAAAACTGACTGATATTTCCAATACCATTGACGTAACTATGATAAAATACGACAAGAAAGACAGGAAAAATAAATTCGATTTCAGTGTTGGGATTGATCATTATACGTCCGCTTCGTCGGATATGATCGATCTGAAAGCCAATTCATCAGCTTCCCACGCAGACAACAGGATTTATCCTGCATTAAGCTGGAGTCGTGAAAATAACGAAAAAGGAACGACTTTAATGGCGGGTGTTTCTACGTCTTTTGAATTTGATTATACATCTTACGGTGCAAACATCGGGTTTTCACAAAAAACCAAGAACAGAATGGGAGAGTTTACCGCAAAATTCCAGGCTTATCTGGATCAGGTAAAACTGATTGCCCCAATTGAGCTTAGAACAAACGGAAGCACAGGAGGTGAACACGAGAGCTACGGCACAAGCGGAAGAAATACTTATGCACTGTCGCTTTCCTATTCACAAATCATCAATCAGAACTTTCAGGTTGAATTTTTGGCAGATGGTGTTCAGCAGACAGGGTATTTGAGTTTACCTTTCCACAGAGTTTATTTCAATGATAATTCAGTTCATCAGGAGGCTTTACCGGATAAAAGGTTTAAAATTCCATTGGGGGTAAGAGCAAATTATTTTCTCGGGGACAAAGTGATTCTGAGAGCATATTACCGTTATTATACCGACGATTGGGGTTTAAAATCCAATACTTTCAGCCTGGAAACGCCCGTGAAAATTTCACCTTTTGTTTCGGTAAGTCCGTTTTACAGATATTATTCTCAGACTGCGGCTAAATATTTTGCACCTTATCAAGAGCACACGGCTTTTGATGACTTTTATACAAGTAATTATGACCTTTCAAAATTCAGCAGTAATTTTTACGGGGCAGGAATCAGAATCAGTCCGAAGAACGGTTTATTTGGGGTAGAGAGGCTGAATATGCTTGAAATCAGATACGGACATTACACGAAATCTGTTGGGATGAAGTCTGATATTATTTCCCTGAATTTGAGATTTAAATAG
- a CDS encoding helix-turn-helix transcriptional regulator, protein MNSTLFIGMIYFRKVLFLGIIFSFLEYKSQSKIHDIDSLQTEGFGKLLKNGDFKKIILQERKYLEVARKKNYKKGEIRGNINIAYALTVFKKNKTSLDFLEIAKKELDKDQDNNLLEYLYFVYGVNYNLLHMHSQAIRSFDVAFEYAQRIEDKKTREKRLYNIYDWKRNSFQVLGMMDSVYSNEKKCMQSPMPMLFITIANRHFQNQNIDSAEFFINKANDLLFVKEIPIEGKANVLRAFGKLNIKKKHYDKALNYLFNSLKITSKANLRKRNLESYELISEAYKGLNDKEKEQEFVLKYSQLRDSLRTEEETVTNIVIEKILDEELKKEKGNKYYFYYIIISILVMSIVAIYLIRDELKKREKLKDFLIDQKVQESQELRKKLSNVHDELIQLVKNSDPSFMNRFRELYPEFCNNLTSKYNHLTLNDLRLCAFIKLNFSNKQIADYDHISLRTVESKKYRLRKKLELPKEIDFNKWILEH, encoded by the coding sequence ATGAATTCAACTTTATTTATTGGTATGATTTATTTTAGAAAAGTACTTTTTTTAGGGATCATTTTTTCTTTTTTAGAGTACAAGTCACAATCCAAGATACATGATATTGACAGCTTGCAGACAGAGGGTTTTGGTAAACTGCTGAAAAATGGTGATTTTAAAAAAATAATTTTACAAGAAAGAAAGTACCTTGAAGTAGCCAGGAAAAAGAACTATAAAAAAGGAGAAATAAGAGGGAACATTAATATTGCTTATGCTCTGACTGTATTTAAGAAAAATAAAACGAGTCTGGATTTTTTAGAAATTGCTAAAAAAGAGCTCGATAAAGATCAAGATAATAATCTTTTAGAGTACCTATATTTTGTCTATGGAGTCAATTATAATTTACTTCATATGCATTCACAAGCAATAAGAAGTTTTGATGTTGCATTTGAATACGCACAAAGAATCGAAGATAAAAAGACGAGGGAGAAGAGATTATATAATATCTATGATTGGAAAAGAAATAGCTTTCAGGTATTAGGGATGATGGATTCAGTATATAGCAATGAAAAAAAGTGCATGCAGTCTCCAATGCCCATGCTTTTTATAACTATTGCCAACAGACATTTTCAAAACCAAAATATTGATTCAGCTGAATTTTTTATTAATAAAGCTAATGACTTATTGTTTGTAAAAGAGATTCCCATCGAAGGAAAGGCTAATGTCTTGCGGGCCTTCGGCAAACTCAACATCAAAAAAAAACATTATGATAAAGCGTTGAATTATCTGTTTAATTCATTAAAAATTACTAGTAAAGCCAATCTACGAAAAAGAAATTTGGAATCATATGAATTAATTTCTGAAGCTTATAAGGGACTTAATGATAAGGAAAAAGAACAAGAATTTGTATTGAAGTACTCTCAGCTACGTGATAGTCTAAGAACTGAGGAAGAAACTGTTACCAACATTGTAATTGAAAAAATTCTTGATGAGGAGTTGAAAAAAGAAAAAGGTAATAAATATTATTTTTACTATATTATTATAAGTATTTTAGTCATGAGTATCGTAGCTATTTACTTGATCCGTGATGAGTTAAAAAAACGAGAAAAGCTAAAAGATTTTTTAATAGATCAAAAAGTGCAGGAATCTCAAGAACTCAGAAAAAAGCTTAGCAATGTCCATGATGAACTGATTCAACTTGTAAAAAATTCTGATCCTTCTTTTATGAATCGTTTTAGGGAATTGTATCCTGAATTTTGTAATAATCTAACTTCGAAGTATAATCATCTTACTTTAAATGATTTAAGATTATGTGCTTTTATCAAATTAAACTTTTCCAATAAGCAAATTGCTGATTATGACCATATATCACTAAGGACTGTTGAATCTAAAAAATACAGGCTAAGAAAGAAACTTGAGCTACCAAAGGAGATCGATTTTAATAAATGGATTTTGGAGCATTAA
- a CDS encoding DUF6629 family protein: MCFSAISSFSAGIALTAVGIACIKKTRHSSQHLFACIPFIFGVQQLTEGILWLTLPQPDHIIMQRAATFIFLFFAEILWPVWVPISLLMFEDNEPRKKVQKILLGVGIIVSIYLAYCLLSYHVEAKIMGHHITYIQNYPASLRNYSIISYGVATIAPPFFSQLKRMHFFGIAILVSYIVSEIFYDHYILSVWCFFAAIISMSVYIIVSEKTDKKQREYPEIYVK, from the coding sequence ATGTGTTTTTCAGCAATTTCAAGTTTTTCAGCAGGTATAGCACTCACGGCTGTTGGTATAGCATGTATAAAAAAAACACGGCATTCTTCACAGCATCTTTTCGCATGTATTCCATTTATTTTTGGAGTCCAACAGCTAACAGAAGGAATACTTTGGCTAACCCTTCCCCAGCCAGATCATATCATTATGCAACGGGCTGCAACCTTTATATTTCTATTTTTTGCAGAGATTCTGTGGCCCGTTTGGGTACCTATTTCTCTTTTAATGTTTGAGGACAATGAGCCCCGAAAAAAAGTACAGAAGATATTATTAGGTGTAGGAATCATCGTAAGTATTTATTTGGCATATTGTCTTTTATCATATCATGTGGAAGCAAAGATTATGGGTCATCATATTACTTACATCCAAAACTATCCTGCTTCATTGAGGAATTATAGTATTATATCATATGGCGTGGCAACAATTGCTCCTCCGTTTTTTTCCCAACTAAAAAGAATGCACTTTTTTGGTATAGCCATTTTGGTTTCTTATATAGTTTCAGAGATCTTTTACGATCATTACATACTCTCTGTTTGGTGTTTTTTCGCGGCAATCATAAGCATGTCTGTTTATATAATTGTGAGTGAAAAAACAGATAAAAAGCAAAGAGAGTATCCTGAAATTTATGTCAAATAA
- a CDS encoding cation-translocating P-type ATPase, which produces MSYNIPEGLTGLTHDEVVASRQRNGYNRLEGVDKNTWFDLVIDILKEPMLILLIIISVIYVIVGDYGEAAFMFVAIVAVTAISFYQDNRSKKALEELEKLNEPLSKVIRNSQIMEIPTHEIVVGDLCVTEEGKNINADGMIVHSNDFSVNESSLTGESFSVFKDSKSEDNLVYSGTVTVSGLAVFKVEKIGSETRVGKIGESILNIKEEISPLQIQIRKFVKWMAVIGIIIFLMVCIFSYIKTRDLITSLLSGLTLAMSVLPEEIPVAFTTFMALGAWKLMRQGIIIKRSSIVETLGSTTVICTDKTGTITENSMHLKHLYDYQSGRIYGEKEFNVENLKELIDYAMWSSEPVPFDPMEISLHKIYEQNRKPDQRKDYQLFHEYPLEGKPPMMTHLFENEHKDRIIAAKGAPEAILNVSSLSETEKEKIRDIIKTFGQQGYRVLGVAKSHFEGNNFPQRQQDFVFEFLGLTVFYDPPKQGIHKVFQEIYDAGIKVKVITGDNEDTTKAIAIQAGIINIAPAINGSEIMNNTEEALMEISEKTTLFTRMFPDAKLAIVHALKKKGEVVAMLGDGVNDGPALKAAHIGVAMGSKGTEIAKSVAALVITNDDLEKLIVGIAAGRRIYNNIKKAVQYIISIHIPIILTVSLPLFLGWIFPHIFTPVHVIFLELVMGPTCSIVYENEPMEKNTMKQPPRAIGDTFLSLSELGISFIQGVVITLGVLFVYQFTVQNGGDEAKTRAMVFSTLIFANILLSFVNRSFFYSVLESFRNRNPLLIGISVLVLGLLFAILYVKPVSLFFKVTALNISELGFTVFIAAVSVLWFEIYKYLRRIRKAKV; this is translated from the coding sequence ATGTCTTACAATATACCAGAAGGTCTTACAGGTCTTACACATGATGAAGTGGTAGCTTCCCGGCAACGAAATGGATATAATCGTTTGGAGGGGGTCGATAAAAATACATGGTTTGATCTGGTCATTGATATTTTAAAAGAACCTATGCTGATCTTGCTTATCATTATTTCTGTCATTTATGTGATAGTGGGGGATTATGGTGAGGCTGCCTTTATGTTTGTGGCTATTGTTGCGGTAACTGCTATTTCTTTTTATCAGGATAATCGCAGTAAAAAAGCTCTGGAGGAACTTGAGAAACTGAACGAACCTTTAAGTAAGGTCATCAGAAACTCGCAAATAATGGAAATCCCAACCCACGAAATTGTTGTAGGTGATTTATGTGTTACAGAAGAAGGAAAGAATATAAATGCTGATGGAATGATTGTACACAGCAATGATTTCTCTGTGAATGAATCATCTCTTACGGGCGAAAGCTTTTCAGTTTTTAAGGATAGTAAATCCGAGGACAATCTTGTATATAGTGGTACGGTTACCGTTTCAGGTTTGGCGGTTTTCAAAGTTGAAAAAATAGGCTCAGAAACCCGCGTAGGAAAAATTGGGGAATCTATATTGAATATAAAAGAAGAAATATCACCGTTACAGATCCAGATCCGAAAGTTTGTAAAATGGATGGCTGTCATTGGGATCATTATTTTTCTTATGGTTTGTATCTTCAGTTATATTAAAACCAGAGACCTCATAACGAGTCTTCTTAGTGGATTAACCCTGGCAATGTCTGTATTACCTGAGGAAATTCCTGTAGCATTTACAACCTTTATGGCGTTGGGAGCATGGAAGCTTATGCGTCAGGGAATTATTATTAAGCGAAGCAGTATTGTAGAAACTTTAGGAAGTACTACCGTTATATGCACTGATAAAACAGGAACCATTACAGAAAATTCAATGCACTTGAAACATTTGTACGATTACCAATCAGGAAGGATTTATGGAGAAAAAGAATTTAATGTTGAAAATTTGAAAGAACTTATTGATTATGCAATGTGGAGTAGTGAACCTGTACCTTTTGATCCCATGGAAATCTCACTGCATAAAATCTATGAGCAGAACCGAAAGCCTGATCAGAGAAAAGACTATCAGCTGTTTCATGAATATCCGCTGGAGGGTAAACCACCAATGATGACCCATCTTTTTGAAAATGAACACAAAGACCGGATTATTGCAGCAAAAGGAGCTCCGGAAGCAATTTTGAATGTTTCCAGCCTTTCAGAGACAGAAAAAGAAAAAATAAGGGATATTATAAAAACATTTGGACAGCAAGGTTACCGTGTTTTGGGAGTTGCGAAATCACATTTTGAAGGAAATAATTTTCCTCAAAGACAGCAGGATTTTGTATTTGAATTTCTAGGACTGACTGTATTTTATGACCCTCCCAAACAAGGAATTCATAAAGTATTTCAAGAGATTTATGATGCTGGTATTAAGGTAAAGGTTATAACGGGAGATAATGAAGATACAACCAAAGCAATTGCAATACAGGCCGGAATTATCAACATTGCTCCTGCCATAAATGGTAGTGAAATAATGAATAATACTGAAGAAGCATTAATGGAAATCTCGGAAAAGACCACTTTATTTACCAGGATGTTTCCGGATGCGAAACTTGCGATAGTACATGCGCTTAAAAAGAAAGGCGAAGTGGTGGCCATGCTTGGAGACGGTGTTAATGATGGTCCTGCCTTAAAAGCAGCGCATATTGGTGTTGCAATGGGAAGTAAAGGAACCGAAATTGCCAAATCAGTTGCTGCATTGGTCATTACGAATGATGATTTAGAAAAACTGATTGTGGGAATTGCTGCAGGAAGGAGAATTTATAACAATATTAAAAAGGCGGTTCAGTATATTATTTCAATTCATATTCCTATTATACTGACAGTATCTTTACCTCTGTTTTTGGGATGGATATTTCCACACATATTTACGCCGGTTCACGTTATTTTCCTTGAATTAGTAATGGGACCGACTTGTTCTATTGTTTATGAGAATGAGCCCATGGAAAAAAACACAATGAAGCAGCCGCCACGAGCCATCGGAGATACTTTTTTAAGTTTGAGTGAGTTGGGAATCAGCTTTATTCAAGGGGTAGTGATAACCCTCGGAGTTTTATTTGTATATCAGTTTACAGTTCAAAACGGGGGTGATGAAGCTAAGACAAGAGCAATGGTATTCAGTACATTGATCTTTGCCAATATATTACTGAGTTTTGTTAACAGATCATTCTTTTATAGTGTGTTGGAAAGTTTCAGAAACCGTAATCCCTTGCTTATTGGTATTTCTGTCTTAGTTCTGGGATTGCTTTTTGCAATATTATACGTAAAGCCTGTCTCTCTATTCTTTAAGGTAACAGCACTTAATATAAGTGAATTGGGATTCACTGTTTTCATCGCAGCGGTTTCTGTTTTATGGTTTGAGATCTATAAGTATTTAAGAAGAATAAGAAAAGCAAAAGTATAG